Below is a genomic region from Microbacterium sp. KUDC0406.
TCGTCCGCAGAGCATCCCCTATTTCGCGGCGAAGGTCGCTCAGGAAGAGCTCATCCGCGAGTCCGGCATCCCCTACTCGCTGGTCCACGCGACGCAGTTCTTCGAGTTCGTCGGCAGCATCGCCGACATCTCGACGAAGGACGACAGGGTCTTGCTTCCTGGAGCGCTCATCCAGCCGATCGCGGCCGAAGACGTCGCAACCGCCGTTGCGCGTGCGGCTGCCGGCGCTCCTACCGGCGACGTCGAGATCGCCGGTCCCGAGGCCTTCGGAATGGACGAGTTCGCACGTCGCGCACTGTCCTTCCGCGGCGATTCGAGGACCGTTGTGCGCGACGACAGCGCGGCGTACTACGGCGCGCAGATCGAGGAGCGCACGCTCATCCCTCTCGACGGTGCTCAGATCTTCGGAACAACTCTGGCGGAGTGGCTTCCGCTGAACCCGCCACGCCGGTGAAAGGTGGCCTCGGCCCGGCCGGCGACTCCGGTTCCGGTGCCCGTCCCGCGCGACGTCAGACGCCGTCCGCGGGCCGGGACGCCGTCCGGTAGGAGGACGGCGAGAACCCGAGCACGGTGCGGAAGTCGGTGCTGAGGTGCGCGTGATCGGCGTAGCCGAACTCCGCCGGCGACTGCGGCCAGATCCGCGGAGGGATCGGTGCGCATCCGTTCGGCGGCCTCCTGCAGGCGCCGGCGGCGGATCATCGCCGCCGGCGGCAGACCCACGTGACGGTGCACGACTCGCTGCAGGGTGCGCACCGAGACGGACAGGCGCGCGGCCGCCTCCTCCGGCGAGCGCACGTCGGTCGCCATGAGCAGATCCGCCGCGGCGTTCGCCAGCCGTGCGGCATCCGTCGGCTTCCCGGCCCTTGCGAGCATCCACTGCGAGAAGACGGCGACCGCGCGCTCCCGGCGCCCGTCGCCGCCCGCCATGGCTGCGACGACGCCGTCGAGGAGCGCGGTATCGCTCAGTGCGATCTCCTGATCGAGGAGGGATGCCGGGTCTCCGGTCAGCGCGACGACCGCGGCCGGCCGCAGCAGGGCGCCGACCGCCCAGCCCCGGCCGGCGAGGTCGCGATGGGTCGCTCGCGTCGTCGCGCCGACCAGCGAGACACCACTCGGCTCGACGACCAGGTTCAGAGCCGGGTACGCGACGACCTCCTGGCGAGACGAACGACCGGGCTGGATGTCCCACTCCGGGATCCAGAACCACACGACGAGGTCCGCGACCTCCGCGGGCGCGGGAAGACGGTGGAACTCGGGGAGCCGGGCCGGATAGAGCACGCCGCGGGTGGGATCGACCATCCGCTCAGCCTAGGGCGAGGATGTCGCGGATCTTCAAGCGCGCCGGGCCCGAGCATCCGTAGCGTGATCCGCATGAATACCGACATCAGAACCGGTGCGACCGGAGAGCACACCACCAACGGCCGCCCGAACACGGCGACGTCCCTCACCCCGTTCCTCGCGATCCCGGACGCGCGAGCCGCGATGGAGTTCTACCGCGACGTGTTCGGCGCCCGCATCACCGACGTGACCGAGTTCGACGGTGTCGTCGCGCACGCCGGGCTCGACTTCGGAACCGGACTGCTGCAGCTCGGCGAGCCCAGCCCGGACTACAACCTGGTCGCCCCGCCCGGCGGTGAGGACGACTGCTACTCGATGGGCCTGTACGTGCCCGATGTCGACGCGGTGGTCGAGCGGGCCGTCGCCGCCGGTTCGACGGTGCGCGAACCGGCATCCGACTTCGTGTCGGGCGACCGCTTCGCCAGCATCCGCGACCCGTTCGGGGTGCGCTGGTCGATCATGACCCGCGTCGAGGACATCAGCGAGGAGGAGAGCGCACGCCGCGTCGCCGAGTGGGCCGCGTCGTACAGCGCCGGGTGATCGCAAGACTGCACGCCCGCGCCGAAACGTGGCGGTCAGACCCCGGTCTCGGCGCGGGCGTGCCGTTTCGGGACTCAGGCGAGGGGCTTGACCTCGAGAGCGCCGGGCTCGTCGCCGGCGCGCACCGTCGCGAACCCGGTGTAGCCGTCGGCGGATGCCCGCTCCAGCAGCGCCTTGAGGTTCTTCGTGCGGCGCTCCAGACGCACGCGCCCGCCGCCCTTCGACAGGCTCAGGGACCCAAGCAGAGACGCCTTGTGTGCGAGCAGTTCAGGCAGCGGAACGTCGGCGTCGTGCACGAGGACGACCGACTCCGTGGCATCCGCTTCGAGTGAGGCGACGAGATCGACGATGCGCTCGAAGCCGATCGAGAAGCCGACCGCGGGAACCTGCTGACCGAGGAACCGGCCGATCATGCCGTCGTAGCGGCCGCCGCCGCCGAGCGAGTAGTCCACCGACGGGTGGGCGAGCTCGAAGATGGTGCCGGTGTAGTAGCCCATGCCCCGCACGAGGAACGGGTCGAACACCAGCGGGATCTCCCCGCCTCCGGGCGGGATGCCGCGACCGCGTCCCCGAGCGAGACGAGGTCGCCGACGAGCTCGTCGGGCGCCCCCTCGGGCAGCGCCTTGCGGATCTGCCGTTCCCCGTAGGGGTTGTACTCGAGGGTCTGCGGCCGCATCAGGAAGGCGCGGAACGCCTCGACCGCCGCGGCTGAGGCGCCGCGCTCGGAGAGCTCCTTGACGACCCCGTCCGGCCCGATCTTGTCGAGCTTGTCGATCGTGATCAGCACCCCGGGGCGCTCGTCGGCCGCGAAGCCGAACGAGTCGAGCATCCAGTCCAGGGCCCGGCGGTCGTTCACGCGCACCGTGCCCCCTCGAGGCCGAGGGCGTCGATCGTGTCGAGAGAGGCGACGATCAGCTCGGCCTCTGCGCGCGCGGAGTCGTCGCCCATGATGTCGATGTCGCACTGCACGAACTGGCGGTAGCGGCCCTTCTGCGGGCGTTCGGCGCGCCACACCGGGCCGATCTGGATCGAGCGGAACACAGTCGGCAGCTGCCCGCGGTTGGTCGCGTAGAAGCGGGCCAGCGGCACGGTGAGGTCGTAGCGCAGGCCCAGGTCGCTGAGTGCGGCCGGATCGTCGGCGCCCTGGCGGATCGCGTCGGCGTCGAGGCCCCGTCGCAGGATGTTGTACGAGAGCTTCTCGTTGTCGCCACCGATGCCGGCATGCAGCCGGTCGTACTCCTCGACCACCGGCGTCTCGATCTCGTCGAAGCCGTGTGCACGGTAACGCTCGCGGATGACGGCGAGCACGCGCTCGCGACGGGCCTTGTCAGCGGGGAGGAAGTCGCGCATTCCGCGCGGCGGGTTCACGGTTGCCACGGGTCCATCCTTCCAGGTCTCGCGAGTATGACAATCGGTATACTCAGGGTATGACCATGACGACGATCAAGGTCTCGTCCGAACTGCGGGACCGGCTGAAGGAACAGGCACGGGCAGAGAACCGTACGATGGGCGAGCAGCTGGCGTTCCTCGTCGACGCACATCGCCGAGAGCGCGACTTCGAGGCCATGCGAGAAGCCATGTCCCGGATGACGCCGGAGGACTGGGCCGATTACCACGAGGAGACCGCGTGGTGGGACGCCGCGCAGGGCCCCATTCAGGACTGACCGCCGAGGATGACGAACCTGACACCCGGTGACATCGTGTGGATGTCTCCCGACGGCGCGGTCGGTCGCGAGCAGCGCGGCCGACGCCCCGCCGTCGTCGTCGTCGCCAGCGAGTTCCTGACACTCGTCGACTCCCTGGCCCTTGTCGTCCCGGTCACGTCACGCGACCGCGGCTGGCCGAATCACATCCCGTTGCGCGGCCTGCCCGGACCTTCCTGGGCGATGACGGAACAGCTCCGCGTCATCTCCCGCGAACGCCTTCACGACATAGTCGGAGTAGCCGGCGACGACGAGATGCAGCGCATCCGGTACTGGCTCAAGCGCTTTCTCGACCTGTGAGTCCCCGCTGACGTAGTGGGTTCATGGCGGCGACGAGTTCCTGAGGTTCCTCGCGCCGCGTGCTCGAGGTCGGTGAAGCGCTGTCGGAGCCCGAGCTGAACGCCCGCCTCGGCGCGCGCACTGACGACGTGCCGCTGCTGCGAAGGCCGCTCGTCGATCACGGCATCCTCGATCGCGGTGCCGCGGGAACGAGCTATCGGCTCTCGGCGTAGACCCGTTCCCTCGTAACGAACAGGTCATCGGACCCGCGGTGCGTGAACGTCTGCTGCGCGTCGACGGCGCGCGGATGGACTACTTGCGCGAGCAGTTCGGCACCTGCATCGAAGAGCCCGACGAGGTCGAGGCGCGCAGCATCCTCGCATTCATCTTCGCGATCGGTCGGCATTTCCTGGCCGTGCGGCCGAAGGACTCCCCCGCCGCGTTCGCCCGGGCCGGGGAGCGCATCCTGAGATAGTGGACGGATGCCCGCACTCGAAATCGCCGTCCGTCCGATCCTCGCGGCTCTCGCCAATACCGAGACGCGGGCGGCCTTCGCCCGCGTCGTGCTCGGTCAGTTGCCCGCCGAGCCGGCGCCCCGTGAGAAGCGCGCACTCTCACAGTTGGAGTCGGCCGGCCTGATCGCCGCAGGCGGTGACGGGTGGACAGCAGACGAGGAACACTTGCGCGCGCTGCTGCTGCAGGGCGCGGTGCCACAGCCGAAGGCCGGACCGGAGAGATTCCTCGACCAGGATGGCCGCATCGAGCGGATGCCCCCGCACGGGGAGGGCGAGGAGTTCCTGCGCCTTCTCGCCCCTCGCGTCGTCGACGACGCGGAGGCACTCTCCGAACCCGACCTGAATGCTCGCCTGGCCGCGCTCACCGACGACGTCCCACTGCTGCGCCGAATGCTCGTGGACTGCGGCATCCTCGTCCGCGATCCCGCCGGGACGGCGTACCGCCGGGCGGTGGGCGCCTCGTGAGGGATGGGTTTCGCGGGTCCGGCGCCTTCCGAACCGCGAAAAGCATCTTTGAGCCCGCGAGAATGACGAGAATCGACGGATGCCGCTGATCCTGCCGTCCCGCGACCGCTTCGCCGACTGGGTGGACCTCATCGAGGAGTACGGTGGCCCGGCCTCGACCGAACTCGCCGGCTCCGGCTTCCACGGCAACCGCGAGCCGCGCACGCCGGTGCTCACCGAGACGGGCTACGCCGAATGGCTGACCATGCTCGAGGAGGAGGCCGACGAGACTGTGCCGCTCCTGACCGGGCGGGTGCACAGCTCGTGGTTCTGGATCGTCGACGACGCCGGCGCCTGGGTCGGGTTCCTCTCCCTGCGGCGCAGCCTGAACGACTTCCTGCGCGAGTACGGCGGGCACATCGGGTACTCGATCCGCCCGTCCCGCCGCCGCGAGGGGCATGCCGCCCGCGCGCTGCACCATGCGCTCGACGAGGCGGCCGCGCTCGGACTCGACCGCGTGCTGATCACCTGCGACGAGGACAACGTCGGCTCCGCCCGCACGATCGAGCGCAACGGCGGCGCGTACGAGGACACCCGCGGTGGCAAGCGCCGGTACTGGGCTCTCACGCCCCCTGCATCCGACTGACCCTTCAGGTCCGCGTCCTCACGCATTGATGCTCCCAACGCATCAATGCGTGAGCATGCTGTGCCTGCTGCTCCGGGATGCAAGGAGGAAAACGCAACCGTGTGCGCCGCAGTAACTGCACTTTCATCCTTGCGACAGCGCGCTTCGCCGGCCGCGTGAGCGACGCACTCACGCTTTGACCGTGGAAGGAGGAGAACGTCGCTCCACGGCCGACGGCACCGGCGTTTCTCTCCTGCACCGGGCGAGACGGCAAGGAGGCTCCGTGAGAACGGGTCAGGTGCCGGACTCCGCGGCGCGCACCTCGTCCTCGAGCAGGCGCAGGCGCTCGCGAAGCGCGCGCTCGGCATCCCAGCCGTTCGCGCGGGCGTGCGCGACGAGGGCGAGCAGAGCGTCGCCGAGTTCGGCTTCGGATGCCGGGAGATCGGACTGCTCGGCCAGCTGAATGCGTTTCGTCTCTGCGTTTCGACTCGCAGGCTCGCTCAACGACCACGACGCGGCGACGGCGCCCGCCCGGCCGAGCAGCTTCTGCGCGAGCGCCAGCGCGGGCATGCCCCGCGGCACGCCGTCGAGCACACTCCGCCGCTCGCGCTTCTCCGCGGCCTTCGCCGCGTGCCAGTGCACGAGCACCTCTTCGGTGTCGTCGCGACGGCATCGCCGAACACGTGCGGATGCCGGCGCACCATCTTCTCGGTGAGGCCGCGCGCGACATCGTCGATGTCGAACTCCGAGACCTCCGCCGCGATCGCAGCATGGAACAGCACCTGCCAGAGCAGATCCCCGAGCTCTTCGCGCAGCTCCTCCGCGGT
It encodes:
- a CDS encoding DUF2087 domain-containing protein is translated as MLEVGEALSEPELNARLGARTDDVPLLRRPLVDHGILDRGAAGTSYRLSA
- a CDS encoding SDR family oxidoreductase, with product MAKIVVIGGTGLIGSKVVAKLTEHGHEAVAASPNTGVNAVTGEGLTEVVEGASTVVDVSNSPSFAPDDVLEFFTTSTRNLIDAERIAGVTHHVALTIVGTDRPQSIPYFAAKVAQEELIRESGIPYSLVHATQFFEFVGSIADISTKDDRVLLPGALIQPIAAEDVATAVARAAAGAPTGDVEIAGPEAFGMDEFARRALSFRGDSRTVVRDDSAAYYGAQIEERTLIPLDGAQIFGTTLAEWLPLNPPRR
- a CDS encoding GNAT family N-acetyltransferase, with amino-acid sequence MPLILPSRDRFADWVDLIEEYGGPASTELAGSGFHGNREPRTPVLTETGYAEWLTMLEEEADETVPLLTGRVHSSWFWIVDDAGAWVGFLSLRRSLNDFLREYGGHIGYSIRPSRRREGHAARALHHALDEAAALGLDRVLITCDEDNVGSARTIERNGGAYEDTRGGKRRYWALTPPASD
- a CDS encoding helix-turn-helix domain-containing protein translates to MVDPTRGVLYPARLPEFHRLPAPAEVADLVVWFWIPEWDIQPGRSSRQEVVAYPALNLVVEPSGVSLVGATTRATHRDLAGRGWAVGALLRPAAVVALTGDPASLLDQEIALSDTALLDGVVAAMAGGDGRRERAVAVFSQWMLARAGKPTDAARLANAAADLLMATDVRSPEEAAARLSVSVRTLQRVVHRHVGLPPAAMIRRRRLQEAAERMRTDPSADLAAVAGGVRLRRSRAPQHRLPHRARVLAVLLPDGVPARGRRLTSRGTGTGTGVAGRAEATFHRRGGFSGSHSARVVPKI
- a CDS encoding VOC family protein, which gives rise to MNTDIRTGATGEHTTNGRPNTATSLTPFLAIPDARAAMEFYRDVFGARITDVTEFDGVVAHAGLDFGTGLLQLGEPSPDYNLVAPPGGEDDCYSMGLYVPDVDAVVERAVAAGSTVREPASDFVSGDRFASIRDPFGVRWSIMTRVEDISEEESARRVAEWAASYSAG
- a CDS encoding DUF2087 domain-containing protein — encoded protein: MPALEIAVRPILAALANTETRAAFARVVLGQLPAEPAPREKRALSQLESAGLIAAGGDGWTADEEHLRALLLQGAVPQPKAGPERFLDQDGRIERMPPHGEGEEFLRLLAPRVVDDAEALSEPDLNARLAALTDDVPLLRRMLVDCGILVRDPAGTAYRRAVGAS
- a CDS encoding type II toxin-antitoxin system PemK/MazF family toxin, which codes for MTNLTPGDIVWMSPDGAVGREQRGRRPAVVVVASEFLTLVDSLALVVPVTSRDRGWPNHIPLRGLPGPSWAMTEQLRVISRERLHDIVGVAGDDEMQRIRYWLKRFLDL